One genomic region from Euzebya tangerina encodes:
- a CDS encoding M13 family metallopeptidase → MTTTDQPPIVSELDPSTRPQDDLFGHVNNAWISTTSIPEDRSTYGSFDILRDQAEIDVRQIIEEAAKADAQAGSEEQKIGDAFASFMDTEAIEAAGVQPLEPLLERVRAVGNRTDLMLLMGEFGREGIGGLLAAGVWIDRGNPKRYLVHIGQSGLGLPDESYYRLDEHAEIRAAYVGHLARMMVLTEVAPTESHGTAIAEQVMALETQIAAAHWDRTAMRDTVKTYNLTTAEALEKALPGAGTWLGAMGVTEAGRAEVVVGQPDVVAAMSELLDSEPLEEWKTWLTWRVIRGMSRLLNEDLVEESFDFYGRTLTGAPELRPRWKRGVALVESLLGELVGRLYVERHYPERSQEQMAVLIDHLIAAYDERITGLEWMAEETRARAIEKLRAFTPKVGKPVKWKDYSALQIDPKDLLGNVRRANAIESDRELAKLDGPVDRDEWFMTPQTVNAYYNPTMNEIVFPAAILQPPFFDPDRDPAYNYGGIGAVIGHEIGHGFDDQGSKYAGDGSLSNWWTDEDRERFDAKVQALIEQYDDYSPREVSGDQTVNGALTVGENIGDLGGVAVAFHAYRLFVEQELGGEAPVIDGLTGDQRFFIGWSAVWRVVSREQEALRRLTVDPHSPPEFRANVVRNVDAFHQAFETSEGDGLWLDPADRVDIW, encoded by the coding sequence GTGACCACCACCGACCAACCCCCGATCGTGAGCGAGTTGGATCCGTCGACGCGCCCCCAGGATGACCTCTTCGGTCACGTCAACAACGCCTGGATCAGCACCACGTCCATCCCGGAGGACCGCTCCACCTACGGGTCGTTCGACATCCTCCGCGACCAGGCCGAGATCGATGTGCGGCAGATCATCGAGGAGGCGGCGAAGGCCGACGCCCAGGCTGGCTCCGAGGAGCAGAAGATCGGCGACGCCTTCGCCTCGTTCATGGACACCGAGGCCATCGAGGCCGCCGGCGTCCAACCGCTGGAGCCCCTGCTGGAGCGGGTGCGTGCCGTCGGGAATCGGACGGACCTGATGCTGCTGATGGGAGAGTTCGGTCGTGAGGGGATCGGGGGACTTCTGGCGGCTGGCGTTTGGATCGACCGGGGCAACCCCAAGCGGTATCTGGTCCACATCGGTCAGTCGGGACTCGGGTTGCCCGACGAGTCCTACTACCGCCTCGACGAACACGCGGAGATCAGAGCGGCCTACGTCGGCCACCTCGCTCGGATGATGGTCCTCACCGAGGTGGCGCCCACGGAGTCCCACGGAACGGCGATCGCCGAGCAGGTCATGGCGCTGGAGACCCAGATCGCCGCGGCGCACTGGGATCGCACCGCCATGCGGGACACCGTGAAGACCTACAACCTGACCACCGCGGAGGCGCTGGAGAAGGCACTGCCGGGGGCCGGCACCTGGTTGGGCGCCATGGGTGTCACCGAGGCCGGTCGCGCGGAGGTGGTCGTCGGCCAGCCCGACGTCGTGGCCGCGATGTCGGAGCTCCTCGACAGCGAGCCCCTGGAGGAGTGGAAGACATGGTTGACCTGGCGGGTCATCCGCGGCATGTCCCGGCTGCTGAACGAGGATCTGGTCGAGGAGTCCTTCGACTTCTATGGCCGGACCCTGACCGGTGCGCCGGAGTTGCGACCGCGGTGGAAACGTGGTGTCGCCCTGGTCGAGAGCCTGCTGGGTGAGCTGGTGGGCCGGCTCTACGTCGAGCGTCACTATCCCGAACGGTCACAGGAGCAGATGGCGGTCCTGATCGACCACCTCATTGCGGCCTACGACGAACGGATCACCGGCCTCGAGTGGATGGCGGAGGAGACCCGGGCGCGCGCGATCGAGAAGCTCCGTGCCTTCACGCCGAAGGTCGGCAAGCCCGTGAAGTGGAAGGACTACTCGGCCCTCCAGATCGACCCAAAGGACCTGTTGGGCAACGTCCGTCGGGCCAACGCGATCGAGAGCGATCGCGAGCTGGCCAAGCTCGACGGGCCGGTGGACCGCGATGAGTGGTTCATGACCCCGCAGACCGTGAACGCCTACTACAACCCGACCATGAACGAGATCGTGTTCCCGGCCGCGATCCTCCAACCCCCGTTCTTCGACCCGGACCGGGACCCGGCGTACAACTACGGCGGGATCGGCGCGGTCATCGGTCACGAGATCGGGCACGGCTTCGACGACCAGGGATCGAAGTACGCCGGTGACGGGAGCCTGTCGAACTGGTGGACTGACGAGGACCGCGAGCGCTTCGACGCCAAGGTGCAGGCGCTGATCGAGCAGTACGACGACTACAGCCCCCGTGAGGTCTCGGGCGACCAGACGGTCAACGGTGCACTGACCGTGGGCGAGAACATCGGCGACCTGGGCGGGGTCGCGGTCGCGTTCCACGCCTACCGGCTGTTCGTCGAGCAGGAGCTCGGCGGAGAGGCGCCCGTGATCGACGGCTTGACCGGGGACCAACGGTTCTTCATCGGCTGGTCAGCGGTGTGGCGCGTCGTTTCTCGTGAGCAGGAGGCGCTCCGTCGCCTGACCGTCGACCCGCACTCGCCGCCGGAGTTCCGCGCCAACGTCGTCCGCAACGTCGATGCCTTCCATCAGGCGTTCGAGACGTCCGAGGGTGACGGGCTCTGGCTGGATCCGGCTGACCGGGTCGACATCTGGTAG
- a CDS encoding ABC transporter permease produces MTSLARTARDAGVVAKRNLIKIKRVPDLLVFTLISPIMFVLLFAYVFGGAIDVPDGGSYRTFLIGGIFAQTVVFGATLTGAGLAEDIQKGIIDRFRSLPMARSAVLAGRTASDVVNNVLVLIVMSLTGLVVGWRITTSVLEGLGGFLLLLLFAYAFSWVMAYVGLLVPSPEVVNNASFVVIFPLTFISNAFVPLETLVEPLRTLAAWNPVSAVTQAARELFGNTNPLAAPPDDWPLQNPVLYTLIWTVIILVIFVPLSSRQFQRTTERS; encoded by the coding sequence ATGACCAGCCTCGCCCGCACGGCCCGCGACGCCGGCGTCGTCGCCAAGCGCAACCTCATCAAGATCAAGCGCGTCCCCGACCTGCTGGTCTTCACCTTGATCAGCCCGATCATGTTCGTGCTGCTCTTCGCCTACGTGTTCGGCGGCGCGATCGATGTGCCGGACGGCGGCAGCTACCGGACCTTCCTCATCGGCGGCATCTTTGCTCAGACCGTCGTCTTCGGCGCAACGCTGACGGGGGCCGGACTCGCAGAGGACATCCAGAAGGGCATCATCGACCGGTTCCGCTCGTTGCCGATGGCCCGGTCCGCCGTGCTGGCGGGCCGCACCGCCAGTGACGTGGTCAACAACGTCCTGGTCCTGATCGTCATGTCGCTCACGGGCCTGGTGGTCGGATGGCGGATCACGACCTCCGTGCTGGAGGGGCTGGGTGGGTTCCTGCTGCTGCTGCTGTTCGCCTACGCGTTCAGCTGGGTGATGGCCTACGTCGGTCTGCTGGTCCCCTCGCCCGAGGTCGTGAACAACGCCTCGTTCGTCGTGATCTTCCCACTGACGTTCATCTCCAACGCCTTCGTCCCGTTGGAGACGCTGGTGGAGCCGCTGCGGACCTTGGCGGCGTGGAATCCGGTGTCCGCGGTCACCCAGGCGGCCCGGGAGCTGTTCGGCAACACCAACCCGTTAGCGGCGCCGCCCGATGACTGGCCGTTGCAGAACCCCGTCCTCTACACCCTGATCTGGACGGTGATCATCCTGGTGATCTTCGTGCCGCTGTCGTCTCGCCAGTTCCAGCGGACGACGGAGCGCAGCTGA
- a CDS encoding ATP-binding cassette domain-containing protein, with protein sequence MTEMITARGLVKRYGDVTALDGFDLTVPEGQVLGVLGPNGAGKTTAVRILTTLLKPDEGEATVAGVDVFADPTGVREKIGLSGQSAAVDEYLTGAENLQMVGQLYGMPTGDAKRRARELLEEFSLADAGDRPVKGYSGGMRRRLDLAAALVARPPVLFMDEPTTGLDPRARNELWGVIRELVSRGATLLLTTQYLEEADQLADNIIVMDHGRMIAQGTAEELKDQIGGERVELTLEDPAQAEQTASLLQKVAVGDVAIGSQSRTLTAQVGGGMGALRDVMADLDQQGVAVVDFGLRRPTLDDVFLTLTGQKASSEQPRTDTTKEATA encoded by the coding sequence ATGACAGAGATGATCACTGCGAGGGGGTTGGTCAAACGCTACGGCGACGTGACGGCACTCGACGGATTCGACCTGACCGTTCCCGAGGGGCAGGTCCTCGGCGTTCTCGGTCCGAACGGGGCGGGCAAGACCACCGCTGTTCGGATCCTGACGACCCTGCTCAAGCCCGACGAGGGCGAGGCGACGGTGGCCGGCGTCGATGTGTTCGCCGATCCCACGGGTGTGCGCGAGAAGATCGGCCTCTCGGGCCAGTCCGCGGCGGTGGACGAGTACCTGACGGGCGCGGAGAACCTGCAGATGGTGGGCCAGCTCTACGGGATGCCGACGGGGGATGCCAAGCGGCGTGCCCGTGAACTCCTCGAGGAGTTCAGCTTGGCTGATGCAGGTGACCGCCCGGTCAAGGGGTACTCCGGGGGGATGCGTCGGCGGCTGGACCTGGCCGCTGCCCTCGTGGCCCGCCCACCTGTCCTGTTCATGGACGAACCCACCACGGGCCTGGACCCCCGGGCCCGGAACGAGCTGTGGGGGGTCATCCGCGAGCTCGTGTCACGTGGTGCCACCCTCCTGCTGACCACGCAGTACCTGGAGGAGGCGGACCAGCTTGCGGACAACATCATCGTCATGGACCACGGCCGGATGATTGCCCAGGGAACCGCAGAGGAGCTGAAGGACCAGATCGGCGGCGAACGGGTCGAGCTCACCCTCGAGGACCCCGCACAGGCCGAGCAGACCGCGTCGCTGCTGCAGAAGGTCGCCGTCGGCGACGTCGCCATCGGCTCGCAGTCGCGGACGCTGACCGCACAGGTCGGGGGCGGGATGGGCGCCCTGCGCGATGTCATGGCGGACCTGGATCAGCAGGGCGTTGCCGTCGTCGACTTCGGGCTGCGGCGACCGACGCTGGACGACGTGTTCCTCACCCTCACGGGCCAGAAGGCAAGCAGCGAGCAACCTCGCACCGACACGACCAAGGAGGCAACGGCATGA
- a CDS encoding MFS transporter — translation MTADTAAGGIFSPALRRQSVALLTTVGLSSFEALAASAALPAIAADLGDVALLPWVITAYLLTSGVATVAAGALVDRHGIGPVFRWSIVTFVVGATLAGLAPSMAGVIAARVLQGVGSGAVTAVSLAAVTIVFPARLVSRAFAANSTVWGVMGVAGPALAAGLLAVASWRWVFLVAIPLGASALALGWRSLPATPPTSARGTGARLNPTVLGLLTVVSASLLYAVDALDWTSAPAAVVCVGAGWLVLRLQRGRSDALVAPRHAIDSPLGPLAFTPSLILVGGIGLSAFMPLYLAAGRGIAQASAAWSVVFFTVGWTLGANVASRLVERWTPLVVTRGGVLLMPLALSAFAAGVLLDGPLWVLFALAVLGGSSAGTTTNSALTILGRLAPTDELGRATAAHQFVRNTGFAVGNAMVGAVILFVVATGSGDVGLVQEVLASAGEGAEGAMDEVADAIRRGYGVAVAIGAAISALALVPLRRVGRALQTIDGQDGQMNTQRS, via the coding sequence GTGACGGCCGACACCGCTGCGGGTGGGATCTTCAGCCCAGCGCTGCGCCGCCAGTCCGTCGCACTGCTGACCACCGTGGGGCTGAGCTCCTTCGAAGCGTTGGCCGCGTCGGCCGCGCTCCCGGCGATCGCTGCCGACCTGGGGGACGTCGCGCTCCTGCCCTGGGTCATCACCGCCTACCTGCTGACCTCCGGGGTCGCGACGGTGGCGGCCGGGGCGTTGGTCGACCGCCACGGCATCGGCCCGGTGTTCCGGTGGTCGATCGTCACCTTCGTCGTCGGGGCAACGCTTGCCGGGCTCGCGCCGTCCATGGCTGGCGTCATCGCGGCCCGCGTGCTGCAGGGCGTCGGATCCGGCGCCGTCACCGCGGTGTCGCTGGCTGCGGTGACGATCGTGTTCCCTGCCCGTCTGGTCAGTCGAGCATTCGCAGCCAACTCGACCGTGTGGGGCGTGATGGGTGTGGCCGGCCCCGCGCTGGCCGCCGGCCTGCTGGCCGTCGCCTCGTGGCGGTGGGTCTTCCTGGTCGCCATCCCGCTCGGGGCGTCAGCCCTGGCACTGGGGTGGCGCAGCCTGCCGGCCACGCCGCCGACGTCGGCTCGCGGCACCGGCGCCCGGCTGAATCCGACCGTCCTGGGCCTGCTCACCGTCGTCAGTGCGAGCCTGCTCTACGCCGTCGATGCGCTGGACTGGACCTCCGCACCGGCCGCGGTGGTGTGTGTCGGTGCCGGCTGGCTGGTCCTTCGTCTTCAGCGTGGGCGTTCCGACGCTCTCGTCGCCCCACGACACGCCATCGACTCGCCGCTCGGTCCCCTGGCGTTCACACCATCGCTGATCCTGGTGGGCGGGATCGGCCTGAGTGCGTTCATGCCCCTGTACCTCGCGGCCGGGCGCGGTATCGCCCAGGCCTCGGCTGCCTGGTCGGTCGTGTTCTTCACCGTCGGTTGGACCCTCGGGGCCAACGTGGCCAGCAGACTGGTGGAGCGCTGGACGCCGCTCGTGGTGACACGCGGCGGCGTCCTGCTGATGCCGCTGGCCCTCAGCGCGTTCGCGGCGGGGGTCCTGCTGGACGGCCCGTTGTGGGTGCTCTTCGCGCTTGCCGTCCTCGGTGGCTCCTCGGCCGGCACGACGACGAACTCAGCGCTGACCATTCTCGGTCGTCTGGCACCCACGGACGAACTCGGACGAGCGACGGCTGCCCATCAGTTCGTCCGAAACACCGGCTTCGCGGTGGGCAACGCGATGGTGGGAGCCGTGATCCTGTTCGTCGTGGCCACCGGCAGCGGTGACGTCGGACTGGTCCAAGAGGTCCTCGCCAGCGCCGGCGAAGGCGCAGAGGGCGCGATGGACGAGGTGGCGGACGCCATCCGGCGGGGGTACGGCGTCGCGGTCGCCATCGGGGCGGCGATCTCGGCCCTCGCCCTCGTCCCCCTCCGACGGGTCGGGCGGGCGCTCCAGACCATCGATGGGCAGGACGGTCAGATGAACACCCAGCGGTCATAG
- a CDS encoding GtrA family protein, protein MSQNVSSAAAATHAPPSEGAAPTRPPQTLRAKLVKFVVVGVSSAVIDLGLLVSLRELGGVSIPVATTIAFWTALLYNFSLNRAWSFGVAAVRAPFARYLTVVGLNYLLTLAIVTGGVSLGVPYVLAKIAAIGIGTLGTFVAYDRWVFI, encoded by the coding sequence GTGAGCCAGAACGTCTCCTCGGCTGCCGCCGCAACCCACGCACCCCCGTCGGAGGGGGCGGCGCCGACGCGGCCCCCGCAGACCCTGCGGGCCAAGCTGGTGAAGTTCGTGGTCGTGGGCGTCTCGAGCGCCGTCATCGACCTGGGCCTGCTGGTGTCGCTCCGCGAACTCGGCGGGGTGTCCATCCCGGTGGCGACCACCATCGCGTTCTGGACGGCGCTGCTGTACAACTTCTCGCTGAACCGCGCCTGGTCCTTCGGTGTCGCAGCCGTGCGAGCGCCCTTCGCGCGGTACTTGACCGTGGTGGGTCTGAACTACCTGCTGACCCTGGCGATCGTCACCGGCGGCGTGTCACTCGGCGTGCCGTACGTGCTCGCCAAGATCGCGGCCATCGGCATCGGGACGCTGGGCACCTTCGTGGCCTATGACCGCTGGGTGTTCATCTGA
- a CDS encoding lysophospholipid acyltransferase family protein gives MHPSDGRFRSAKDRGLVWLSLAITRAIAGLFRLMAIPFVRWEFRGGATIQAYDNWVMSANHRSVFDFPHAIVALRHYGVYARVMIASEFWRMPAYAWAVRAIDAIPVYRKTDPRGSFDAAIRALKDGDSVAIMPEGGLHWDPDNPLQLGRFKTGVSRLAVGSGVPVLAIALVGGERVWTRPRRFPRMIPFRRRTVLVRVADEPLWLYGDDHRANASTLRDVQEELLQQATRDLQAIDPSYMPDVAA, from the coding sequence GTGCACCCGTCTGATGGACGCTTCCGTTCAGCCAAGGACCGTGGCCTCGTCTGGCTATCGCTGGCAATCACCCGCGCGATCGCGGGGCTCTTCCGCCTGATGGCCATCCCCTTCGTGAGGTGGGAGTTCCGCGGCGGCGCCACGATCCAGGCGTACGACAACTGGGTCATGTCGGCTAACCACCGCTCGGTCTTCGACTTCCCCCACGCGATCGTCGCCCTCCGCCACTACGGGGTGTACGCACGCGTCATGATCGCCAGCGAGTTCTGGCGCATGCCGGCCTACGCCTGGGCGGTCAGGGCCATCGATGCGATCCCCGTGTATCGCAAGACCGACCCTCGAGGATCCTTCGACGCGGCGATCAGGGCGCTGAAGGACGGCGACTCCGTGGCCATCATGCCCGAAGGGGGCCTGCACTGGGATCCGGACAACCCCCTGCAGCTGGGGCGCTTCAAGACTGGCGTGAGCCGTCTGGCCGTCGGCTCCGGCGTCCCGGTCCTGGCGATCGCGCTGGTCGGTGGCGAGCGGGTGTGGACCAGGCCACGACGCTTCCCGCGCATGATCCCGTTTCGCCGCCGGACGGTGTTGGTCCGCGTGGCCGACGAGCCGCTGTGGCTGTACGGCGACGACCACCGCGCCAACGCGAGCACGCTGCGTGATGTCCAGGAGGAGCTGCTGCAGCAGGCGACGCGGGACCTGCAGGCCATCGACCCCTCCTACATGCCCGACGTCGCCGCCTGA